A genomic segment from Triticum dicoccoides isolate Atlit2015 ecotype Zavitan chromosome 1A, WEW_v2.0, whole genome shotgun sequence encodes:
- the LOC119318438 gene encoding proline-rich proteoglycan 2-like produces MGCCVSKKRGEPPGAADGGKAVEARDLPPPEEEKVKEVLSETPRVKPPPRPRRVAGGAVVAPSAEKARAKDGGTARAKDGRGVGRPARSVEEKSEAASESSAATTVAGPERSPSSKPPRCRQGRPAPGGEPRRARRDRDHGAATPGGRGRASPSPPPPRRDPGRRSPSPAAKRAQDQRRDAAGSASCAQRKPPVPARPTPPRAQEAPAKPHLHGPPTQCASPPTPQAPEQEDTSTPQGSDGDAAAGDGEGEGKESLENPLVSMECFIFL; encoded by the coding sequence ATGGGCTGCTGCGTCAGCAAGAAGCGCGGCGAGCCGCCGGGCGCGGCCGATGGGGGGAAGGCCGTCGAGGCCCGCGACCTGCCGCCGCCCGAGGAGGAGAAGGTCAAGGAGGTGCTCTCCGAGACGCCGCGCGTCAAGCCGCCGCCCAGGCCCAGGCGTGTCGCCGGTGGCGCTGTGGTGGCGCCGTCGGCGGAGAAGGCCAGGGCCAAGGACGGCGGCACCGCCAGGGCGAAGGACGGCCGTGGTGTCGGCAGGCCCGCGCGCTCCGTCGAGGAGAAGTCGGAGGCCGCGTCCGAGTCGTCGGCCGCGACCACGGTGGCCGGGCCCGAGCGGTCCCCGTCGTCGAAGCCGCCCAGGTGCCGGCAGGGAAGGCCCGCGCCCGGTGGCGAGCCCAGGCGCGCCAGGCGGGACCGGGACCACGGCGCGGCCACACCCGGCGGGCGCGGCCGCGCGTCCCCCTCGCCCCCGCCTCCCCGACGCGACCCCGGGCGCAGGTCGCCGTCGCCCGCGGCGAAGCGGGCGCAGGACCAGCGCCGCGACGCTGCCGGCTCGGCCTCCTGCGCGCAGCGGAAGCCGCCCGTGCCCGCCAGGCCGACGCCTCCGCGTGCGCAGGAGGCGCCGGCAAAGCCACATCTACACGGCCCTCCTACGCAGTGTGCGTCGCCACCGACGCCACAGGCGCCGGAGCAGGAGGATACGAGTACTCCCCAAGGCAGCGACGGCGACGCCGCGGCGGGTGACGGCGAGGGCGAGGGGAAGGAGTCCCTGGAGAACCCCCTGGTGTCCATGGAGTGCTTCATCTTCCTGTAA
- the LOC119285941 gene encoding sulfite reductase [ferredoxin], chloroplastic, with amino-acid sequence MSAAVGGAEFHGFGGAAQLPRSRMLGRPVRVAPPGATPAGSGPSAASIRAVSTPLKKDAKEVKRSKVEIIKEKSNFLRYPLNEELVSEAPNVNETAVQLIKFHGSYQQSDREVRGQKNYSFMLRTKNPSGKVPNQTYLAMDTLADEFGIGTLRLTTRQTFQLHGVLKKNLKHVISTVIKNMGSTLGACGDLNRNVLAPAAPYVRKDILFAQETAENIAALLAPQSGAYYDLWVDGEKIMSAEEPPEVTKARNDNSHGTNFPDSPEPIYGTQYLPRKFKIAVTVAGDNSVDILTNDIGVVVVSDSAGEPVGFNLYVGGGMGRTHRIETTFPRLADPLGYVPKEDILYAIKAIVVTQRENGRRDDRRYSRMKYLLDSWGIDKFRAEVEKYYGKKFEDFHPLPEWQFNSYLGWQEQGDGKLFYGVHVDNGRLGGQAKKTLREIIEKYSLDVSITPNQNLILCGVDQAWREPITAALAQAGLLEPKDVDLLNITSMACPALPLCPLAQTEAERGILPILKRIRAVFDKVGIKDEESVVVRITGCPNGCARPYMAEVGFVGDGPNSYQIWLGGTPNQTTLAETFMNKVKLQDIEKVLEPLFSYWNSTRQEGESFGSFTNRMGFEQLKEVVNKWEGSASAA; translated from the exons AtgtcggcggcggtgggcggcgccgAGTTCCACGGCTTCGGTGGCGCGGCGCAGCTCCCGCGGTCCCGGATGCTCGGCAGGCCCGTCAGGGTGGCGCCGCCAGGGGCGACACCCGCCGGCAGCGGGCCCTCGGCGGCCAGCATTCGCGCCGTCTCCACG CCTCTGAAGAAGGATGCAAAAGAAGTTAAGCGAAGCAAGGTGGAGATAATCAAGGAGAAGAGCAATTTCCTTCGGTACCCGCTGAACGAGGAGCTGGTCTCAGAGGCTCCCAATGTCAACGAGACTGCTGTCCAGCTCATCAAGTTCCACGGAAGCTACCAGCAGAGCGACCGGGAAGTTCGTGGGCAGAAGAACTACTCGTTCATGCTCCGGACAAAGAATCCTTCCGGAAAAGTTCCGAACCAGACTTACTTGGCCATGGATACACTGGCCGATGAGTTCGGGATCGGAACGCTCCGTCTGACAACCAGGCAAACATTTCAGCTGCACGGCGTTCTTAAGAAGAACTTGAAGCATGTCATCAGCACTGTGATAAAGAATATGGGATCAACCTTAGGTGCCTGTGGAGACCTCAACAGGAATGTGCTTGCGCCTGCGGCGCCATATGTGAGAAAGGATATCCTTTTTGCCCAAGAAACTGCTGAGAATATTGCGGCACTTCTTGCGCCACAGTCGGGGGCTTATTATGATCTGTGGGTGGATGGAGAGAAGATAATGTCAGCGGAAGAGCCTCCTGAGGTCACCAAAGCCCGGAATGACAACTCACATGGAACAAACTTCCCTGATTCCCCTGAACCAATCTACGGGACCCAGTATCTGCCCAGGAAGTTCAAGATTGCGGTCACAGTTGCTGGTGATAACTCTGTTGATATTCTGACCAATGACATCGGTGTTGTTGTTGTTTCAGATAGTGCTGGGGAGCCTGTTGGCTTTAACCTCTAT GTTGGAGGTGGCATGGGAAGGACACACCGAATAGAAACCACATTCCCTCGTCTGGCTGATCCACTTGGATATGTTCCTAAGGAGGATATATTATATGCTATAAAGGCAATCGTTGTCACTCAGAGGGAGAATGGAAGAAGAGACGACCGCAGGTATAGCAGAATGAAGTATCTGCTTGACAGCTGGGGTATTGACAAGTTCCGGGCTGAGGTTGAAAAATACTATGGAAAGAAGTTTGAAGATTTTCATCCATTACCAGAATGGCAATTCAACAGCTACCTTGGCTGGCAGGAACAG GGCGATGGTAAATTATTCTATGGAGTGCATGTTGATAACGGTCGTCTTGGGGGGCAAGCAAAGAAAACTCTGCGAGAGATAATTGAGAAGTATAGCTTGGATGTTAGTATTACTCCAAACCAGAATCTTATCTTATGTGGGGTTGATCAGGCATGGAGAGAACCCATAACTGCAGCTCTTGCTCAAGCTGGCCTGTTG GAACCAAAGGACGTTGATCTCCTGAACATAACCTCCATGGCATGCCCTGCCTTACCTCTGTGCCCTCTAGCACAAACAGAAGCTGAGCGAGGGATCCTACCGATACTTAAACGAATTAGAGCAGTTTTCGACAAG GTTGGCATCAAGGATGAGGAGTCTGTAGTGGTGAGGATAACTGGCTGCCCCAATGGATGCGCCAGACCATACATGGCAGAGGTTGGCTTTGTTGGTGATGGCCCAAACAGTTACCAG ATTTGGCTTGGAGGAACACCAAACCAGACCACGTTGGCAGAAACGTTTATGAACAAAGTGAAGCTACAAGATATCGAGAAGGTTTTGGAACCACTGTTCTCCTACTGGAATAGCACACGCCAGGAAGGCGAATCTTTTGGGAGCTTCACAAACCGAATG GGATTTGAGCAACTGAAGGAGGTGGTGAACAAGTGGGAGGGGTCAGCGTCAGCCGCATGA
- the LOC119318525 gene encoding uncharacterized protein LOC119318525 — translation MGSKHEQDEAGTVRLETGHIWSHMGVVLVNVGDEIDTKLPRKERVTFVSKGADSISRAKQILTSIPARAREAYNHSQDGHIAQDGKYEDLLQAGTELNAPRTKSIEATLRV, via the exons ATGGGAAGTAAGCATGAG CAAGATGAAGCTGGCACAGTGAG GCTAGAGACGGGTCACATTTGGTCGCACATGGGAGTTGTTCTTGTGAACGTGGGTGATGAGATTGACACAAAGCTGCCGAGGAAGGAGCGGGTGACATTTGTTTCTAAAGG TGCTGATTCTATATCTCGAGCAAAGCAGATTCTTACCTCGATACCTGCAAGAGCAAGAGAAGCATACAACCATAGCCAG GATGGTCATATCGCCCAAGATGGAAAATATGAGGATCTTCTCCAAGCTGGAACTGAGCTCAATGCACCAAGAACAAAATCAATTGAAGCAACACTTCGTGTATAA